A single region of the Marinobacter salinisoli genome encodes:
- a CDS encoding gamma-glutamylcyclotransferase family protein: MDHLVAVYGTLKRGHYNSHLLEDAVFLGEDTLTALTLYDLGAFPGALLHPSSGVQVEVYSVTRGILWQLDALEVFLPDAPEQSLYLREQLPTRHGTAWTYIYNRPVENHQRIVSGLW, from the coding sequence ATGGATCATCTGGTCGCTGTCTACGGAACCCTCAAGCGTGGCCACTACAACAGCCACCTGCTTGAGGATGCAGTCTTTTTGGGAGAGGACACCCTTACCGCGCTGACGCTTTATGATCTTGGCGCCTTCCCCGGGGCATTGCTGCATCCCTCGTCAGGGGTGCAGGTGGAGGTCTATTCCGTTACCCGGGGCATCCTGTGGCAACTGGATGCCCTTGAAGTTTTTCTCCCGGACGCCCCGGAACAGAGTCTGTACTTGCGTGAGCAACTGCCGACACGCCATGGCACCGCCTGGACGTATATCTACAACCGGCCGGTGGAGAACCATCAGCGGATTGTGTCAGGCCTCTGGTGA
- a CDS encoding NnrU family protein: MLTLIAGLILFFGVHSLSIINEPQRDRWCAKLGENAFKGIVSLLSLAGLVLIVIGYGAARMDPTVLYTPPTGLRHLAMLLLVPVFPLLVATYVPGRIKAAVKHPMLVAVKLWALAHLLANGMLHDVLLFGSFLAWAVVDRISMKRRTQRQVTKVAASNKNDIIAVVVGLALYVLTVMWAHQWLIGVAPV; this comes from the coding sequence ATGCTGACACTCATTGCCGGCCTGATCCTGTTTTTCGGGGTCCACTCGCTTTCGATCATCAACGAGCCCCAGCGGGATCGCTGGTGCGCCAAGCTGGGCGAAAACGCCTTCAAGGGGATAGTTTCCCTGCTGTCGCTGGCCGGACTGGTATTGATTGTGATCGGCTACGGCGCGGCCCGCATGGATCCGACCGTACTCTACACCCCGCCCACGGGGCTGCGGCACCTGGCCATGCTGCTGCTTGTGCCCGTCTTTCCGCTGCTGGTGGCCACCTATGTGCCCGGCCGCATCAAAGCCGCGGTAAAGCATCCGATGCTGGTGGCAGTCAAGCTGTGGGCACTGGCGCACCTGCTGGCCAATGGCATGCTGCACGATGTGCTGCTGTTCGGTTCGTTCCTGGCCTGGGCGGTGGTCGATCGTATTTCCATGAAGCGCCGCACCCAGCGGCAGGTGACCAAAGTAGCCGCCAGCAACAAGAACGACATCATCGCGGTGGTGGTTGGTCTCGCGCTGTACGTGCTCACCGTCATGTGGGCGCACCAGTGGCTGATCGGTGTGGCACCGGTCTAA
- a CDS encoding LysR family transcriptional regulator ArgP, translating to MIDYKLLEALTTVIECEGFERAGVVLGISQSAVSQRIKTLEIRLGQPVLVRSPALRATPAGQRLLNHVQQVQLLERDLAKSLPAISEPSARLRVALNADSLATWWADVVGAFCSDEDVLLDLVIEDQDVGLRRMREGDVAACLCSAPQPVAGARSVHLGSMIYRPLATPGYVRRHFPRGFNTRELAEAPAIVFGPNDQLQNRFLSQCGYHGSVPHHLCPSSEGFVKLALAGMGYGMIPEMQAQQELEAGTLVSITPDQPLQVELYWHFWRHSGGVMDRLTQTLTSANRLNS from the coding sequence ATGATCGATTACAAACTGCTTGAAGCGCTGACAACGGTGATCGAGTGTGAGGGATTTGAGCGTGCCGGTGTGGTTCTGGGTATCAGCCAGTCTGCCGTATCACAGCGCATCAAAACGCTGGAAATCCGGCTCGGGCAACCGGTGCTGGTGCGCAGCCCTGCCCTCCGGGCAACCCCCGCTGGCCAAAGGCTGCTGAACCACGTTCAACAGGTCCAGCTACTGGAACGGGACCTGGCCAAATCGCTGCCCGCCATTTCTGAGCCCTCTGCCCGGCTGCGTGTCGCACTCAATGCCGACAGCCTGGCCACCTGGTGGGCCGACGTGGTCGGAGCATTCTGCAGTGACGAAGATGTGTTGCTTGACCTCGTCATCGAAGATCAGGATGTCGGCCTGCGACGCATGCGTGAGGGCGACGTCGCTGCCTGCCTGTGCAGCGCACCGCAACCGGTTGCCGGCGCCCGCAGTGTGCACCTGGGCAGCATGATCTACCGGCCGCTGGCCACCCCGGGGTATGTCCGGCGCCACTTTCCCCGGGGGTTCAATACCCGCGAGCTGGCGGAGGCCCCCGCTATTGTCTTTGGCCCCAACGATCAACTGCAGAACCGGTTTCTGTCTCAATGCGGATACCACGGCAGCGTTCCGCACCACCTGTGCCCGTCCTCTGAAGGTTTTGTAAAACTGGCCCTGGCGGGGATGGGATATGGCATGATTCCGGAAATGCAGGCGCAACAGGAACTTGAAGCAGGTACACTGGTAAGTATCACACCGGATCAGCCGCTGCAGGTTGAACTGTACTGGCACTTCTGGCGCCACAGCGGCGGCGTGATGGATCGCCTGACCCAGACACTGACAAGCGCAAACAGACTGAACTCATAA
- a CDS encoding LysE/ArgO family amino acid transporter, translating to MLESYLTGLIVCGGIIVAIGAQNAYILGQAIRREHHWWSAGFCMVADVALLTLGMFGVSAALLAMPEALEIMRWLGVAFLAWMAVQALTRASRGRAALEAGEITKRSLRGVLFTTLAVTLMNPQVYLDTLLLIPAIGAQQENPATFVAGASSASVLWFSLVAWGGSALAPILSRPKAWRIIDGAIGLMMAAIAIQLAVSGL from the coding sequence GTGCTGGAAAGTTATCTGACGGGTTTGATTGTGTGTGGTGGCATCATCGTGGCGATTGGCGCCCAGAATGCTTATATCCTGGGGCAGGCGATTCGCCGTGAGCATCATTGGTGGTCGGCCGGCTTCTGCATGGTGGCCGATGTGGCGCTGCTGACGTTAGGCATGTTTGGTGTCAGCGCCGCGCTGCTGGCCATGCCTGAGGCCCTTGAGATCATGCGCTGGCTCGGGGTGGCGTTTCTTGCCTGGATGGCGGTGCAGGCGCTGACCCGCGCAAGTCGGGGGCGGGCGGCACTGGAGGCGGGTGAAATTACCAAACGCAGCCTCAGAGGCGTGCTTTTTACCACCCTGGCCGTGACCTTGATGAATCCTCAGGTGTATCTGGATACGTTACTGCTGATTCCGGCCATCGGGGCACAGCAGGAGAACCCGGCCACCTTCGTGGCGGGCGCAAGCAGCGCCTCTGTGCTCTGGTTCTCGTTAGTGGCGTGGGGCGGCTCGGCCCTGGCTCCCATCCTGTCGCGTCCCAAGGCGTGGCGCATCATTGATGGCGCGATTGGCCTGATGATGGCCGCCATTGCCATTCAGTTGGCTGTCAGCGGCTTGTGA
- a CDS encoding DUF4442 domain-containing protein produces MNRNIRQWFSSAKGMRLLLATFIPYRGAGIRVTHIAEDFSSATVEMRKYRFNTNYVGTHFGGSLYSMVDPMYMLLLMRRLGNDYIVWDKFASIDFIRPGTGTVTARFSLTDERLNEIREATAGGDKHLPEWDVDVLNEDGEVVARVHKVLYVRKKR; encoded by the coding sequence ATGAATCGAAACATCCGCCAATGGTTTTCCAGTGCGAAGGGGATGCGCCTGCTGCTGGCAACGTTTATTCCCTACCGTGGCGCGGGTATCCGAGTCACCCACATCGCTGAGGATTTCAGTTCTGCCACCGTCGAGATGCGCAAGTACCGGTTCAACACCAACTATGTCGGCACTCACTTCGGCGGCTCCCTCTACAGCATGGTGGACCCCATGTACATGTTGCTGCTGATGCGGCGCCTGGGCAACGATTACATCGTGTGGGACAAGTTCGCGAGCATCGACTTCATCCGCCCGGGAACCGGTACCGTCACGGCCAGGTTCTCACTCACCGACGAACGACTTAACGAGATTCGTGAGGCCACCGCAGGCGGCGACAAACACCTGCCGGAATGGGACGTCGATGTCCTGAACGAAGACGGAGAGGTGGTGGCCCGGGTGCATAAGGTGCTGTACGTGCGCAAGAAGCGCTGA
- a CDS encoding SOS response-associated peptidase, protein MQRPETKEETTMCGRFTFYTPPETLIARFFPDGLDVDGHFEPSYNIPPGVAIPMIRMTMGGHPILVKSHWGFQPAWATGKAPAPINARAETVATSRYFRDAFAHHRCLIPANGWYEWLQTEHGKEPHYITPVDAEQNPAIFLAGLWTPREGDETSTCAIITEPACDSLKHIHDRQPVVLDPGCLHGWLDPSTTSREAIRAVTQRLPMEQLREFPVSDAVNNPRHNSEELIGGAGEPAS, encoded by the coding sequence ATGCAACGCCCTGAAACCAAGGAAGAAACCACAATGTGCGGACGTTTTACCTTCTACACGCCACCCGAAACCCTGATCGCGCGTTTCTTCCCCGACGGGCTGGACGTGGATGGTCATTTTGAGCCCAGCTACAACATCCCGCCCGGCGTCGCGATCCCGATGATTCGGATGACCATGGGCGGTCACCCCATCCTGGTAAAATCCCACTGGGGCTTCCAACCCGCCTGGGCCACCGGCAAAGCGCCGGCGCCGATCAACGCGCGGGCCGAAACTGTGGCGACATCACGGTATTTCCGGGACGCCTTCGCTCATCACCGCTGCCTGATTCCCGCCAACGGCTGGTACGAATGGCTTCAGACCGAGCACGGCAAGGAGCCGCACTATATCACGCCGGTGGATGCTGAGCAAAACCCGGCGATTTTCTTGGCAGGCCTGTGGACGCCCCGCGAAGGCGACGAAACCTCCACCTGCGCCATCATCACCGAGCCGGCCTGCGATTCCCTCAAGCACATCCACGACCGGCAACCGGTGGTGCTGGACCCGGGGTGTCTGCACGGCTGGCTGGATCCATCAACGACCTCTCGCGAGGCGATCCGGGCTGTCACGCAGCGGCTGCCCATGGAGCAGTTGAGAGAGTTTCCGGTGTCGGATGCGGTCAATAACCCCAGGCACAATTCCGAAGAGCTGATCGGCGGTGCCGGCGAACCGGCGTCCTGA
- the arfB gene encoding alternative ribosome rescue aminoacyl-tRNA hydrolase ArfB, whose translation MLKLSNNVAIPDWELQITQIRAQGAGGQNVNKVASAVHLRFDVLHSSLPPFYKERLMALSDQRVSKEGVIIIKAQTFRTLEKNKDDALRRLKALILDAVKTEKVRRPTKPSKSAKKKRLDKKTQKGRTKALRGKVQL comes from the coding sequence ATGCTGAAATTATCCAACAACGTTGCCATTCCGGACTGGGAGCTCCAGATCACCCAGATTCGTGCCCAGGGCGCGGGCGGCCAGAACGTCAATAAAGTCGCCTCTGCCGTGCACCTGAGATTTGATGTGCTGCATTCCAGCCTGCCGCCGTTTTACAAGGAGCGCCTGATGGCGCTGAGCGATCAGCGCGTCAGCAAAGAAGGCGTCATCATTATTAAAGCGCAAACCTTTCGCACGCTCGAGAAGAACAAGGACGATGCGCTACGACGCCTGAAAGCACTGATTCTGGACGCGGTCAAAACCGAGAAGGTCCGGCGTCCCACCAAACCCTCCAAATCGGCGAAGAAAAAGCGCCTGGATAAGAAAACCCAGAAAGGCAGAACCAAGGCGTTACGCGGCAAGGTTCAGCTCTGA
- a CDS encoding alpha/beta hydrolase, with translation MLWFLLALLLLVIAATYFLFRVEDLSHLDDPHQPFRGGPPSDEHRYVLGRIRELGQSSRGLRGKARLQALRTHMDALSDGLTLESEFRPVSHPRGEWVIAPGVDTRRRALYIHGGAWAAGSPKSHRAITDRFSRIANAAVFAVDYRLMPEHRYMDGVRDCRKAYRWLLENGPDGESPASYLLIAGDSAGGSHTLGLLGWIKHKGLRQADAAVALCPSTDLTLTAPSNRANIQTDPLLGPAFGGLSKVPLPVIWWATLAAFRVSPLSPVASPLRGDLHNLPPVLIHASDSEMLLDNARRYAAKARAEGSPVTLHTWSGMVHVWHIFVPKLPEAEEAFEDIQAFLQEAKSDQSANEARAAQS, from the coding sequence ATGCTCTGGTTCCTTCTCGCACTGCTGCTGTTAGTGATCGCCGCCACCTATTTCCTGTTCCGGGTCGAGGACCTGTCGCACCTGGACGACCCACACCAACCCTTTCGGGGCGGGCCACCCAGTGACGAGCATCGGTACGTGCTTGGCCGCATACGCGAACTCGGGCAAAGTTCACGCGGGCTGCGGGGAAAGGCAAGGTTGCAGGCCCTGCGCACACACATGGACGCACTCAGCGACGGCCTGACGCTGGAATCGGAGTTCCGCCCGGTATCCCATCCACGGGGCGAGTGGGTTATCGCGCCCGGTGTGGATACCCGCCGACGGGCGCTGTACATCCATGGCGGGGCCTGGGCCGCCGGCAGCCCGAAGAGTCACCGCGCCATCACTGACCGTTTTTCCCGCATCGCCAATGCAGCGGTGTTTGCCGTGGATTACCGCCTGATGCCGGAACACCGCTACATGGATGGGGTACGCGACTGCCGGAAGGCCTATCGCTGGCTGCTGGAGAACGGGCCGGATGGTGAGTCGCCCGCGTCTTATTTGCTGATTGCCGGCGATTCTGCCGGCGGCAGCCACACCCTCGGGCTGCTGGGCTGGATCAAACACAAAGGGTTGCGTCAGGCAGACGCGGCGGTTGCCTTGTGCCCATCCACCGATCTGACCCTGACCGCCCCCAGCAATCGCGCCAACATCCAGACCGATCCCCTGTTAGGCCCCGCCTTCGGTGGCTTGTCGAAGGTGCCCCTGCCGGTAATCTGGTGGGCAACCCTGGCGGCGTTCCGGGTCTCGCCTCTGAGCCCGGTGGCCTCACCCTTGCGGGGCGATCTGCACAACCTGCCGCCGGTGCTGATTCACGCCAGTGATTCAGAAATGCTGCTTGATAATGCCCGACGCTACGCCGCCAAGGCGCGAGCCGAGGGATCGCCGGTGACCCTGCATACCTGGTCTGGCATGGTGCATGTGTGGCACATTTTTGTCCCGAAGCTGCCCGAGGCCGAGGAAGCCTTCGAGGACATTCAGGCATTCCTGCAGGAAGCGAAGTCTGACCAATCGGCCAACGAGGCGCGTGCGGCTCAGAGCTGA
- a CDS encoding putative signal transducing protein — protein sequence MQIAYRARDITEAHIVAGFLGAHGVEAFVGGHYLQGAMGEIGAAGFSNVHVNDEDLFRARELVREYETGAPQALVSASDGEGRADFYARWFLFALVVLAIAAIHAGG from the coding sequence ATGCAAATAGCCTATCGGGCCCGCGACATTACCGAAGCGCATATTGTTGCCGGTTTCCTCGGCGCCCATGGCGTGGAGGCATTTGTGGGCGGTCATTACCTTCAGGGCGCCATGGGGGAGATTGGGGCAGCCGGTTTTAGCAACGTACACGTCAACGATGAGGACCTGTTCCGTGCCCGGGAGCTGGTTCGCGAGTACGAAACGGGCGCACCTCAGGCTCTGGTTTCCGCAAGCGACGGGGAGGGCAGGGCTGATTTTTACGCCCGGTGGTTCCTGTTCGCCCTCGTGGTTCTGGCCATCGCGGCGATCCACGCCGGCGGATGA
- a CDS encoding organic hydroperoxide resistance protein, with protein sequence MSIEQVLYRAYAEATGGRDGRAISSDGILDVELTTPKELGGAGGKGTNPEQLFAAGYSACFIGAMKFVAGRDSIKLPEEVSVEGVVGIGQIPAGFGIEVELKISLPGMDDGDAQKVIDEAHKVCPYSNATRGNIDVTLTRVD encoded by the coding sequence ATGTCGATTGAACAGGTTCTGTATCGTGCCTATGCCGAAGCCACCGGTGGCCGCGACGGACGCGCCATTTCCTCTGACGGCATTCTTGATGTTGAGCTGACAACACCAAAGGAACTGGGTGGTGCCGGCGGTAAGGGAACCAATCCCGAGCAATTGTTTGCCGCGGGTTATTCGGCGTGCTTTATCGGTGCCATGAAGTTCGTTGCCGGCCGTGACAGCATCAAGCTGCCTGAAGAGGTGTCCGTCGAAGGGGTTGTCGGCATCGGCCAGATTCCAGCCGGCTTTGGTATTGAAGTGGAGCTGAAGATCAGCCTCCCGGGCATGGACGACGGTGATGCCCAGAAGGTTATCGATGAGGCGCACAAGGTATGCCCTTACTCCAACGCCACCCGTGGCAACATCGATGTGACCCTCACTCGCGTCGACTGA
- a CDS encoding SDR family oxidoreductase: MNHSERVALVTGGAKGIGRGIVRHLADDGWKVAFSDVDAPVGEALAETGEGRLKFIHGDVASETDVEQMVRLAHQWGGRLDAVINNAGIADPETGPVEELALDRWQRRLDVNLTGPFLVAKHSVPLLRKHRGAIVNMASTRALQSEPNTEAYAATKGGIVALTHSLAISLGPDIRVNCISPGWIDTRAFQGGSEPVEPLTKPDHQQHPAGRVGTPYDVAALVSFLISPQAGFVTGQNFVIDGGMVRKMIYEE, translated from the coding sequence ATGAATCACTCTGAACGCGTAGCGCTGGTTACCGGCGGTGCCAAAGGTATCGGACGGGGGATTGTGCGCCATCTGGCCGACGACGGCTGGAAGGTGGCGTTCAGCGATGTCGATGCGCCGGTGGGCGAAGCTCTGGCCGAAACCGGCGAGGGCAGGCTGAAATTCATTCACGGCGATGTGGCCAGCGAGACGGATGTCGAGCAGATGGTTCGGCTGGCGCATCAATGGGGTGGCCGTCTGGATGCGGTAATCAACAACGCCGGTATTGCCGATCCGGAAACCGGGCCGGTGGAGGAGCTGGCGCTGGATCGCTGGCAGCGACGCCTGGACGTGAATCTCACGGGGCCCTTTCTCGTGGCCAAGCATTCGGTGCCGCTGCTCCGCAAGCACCGAGGTGCCATCGTAAATATGGCCTCCACCCGTGCGTTACAGTCCGAGCCCAACACGGAAGCCTATGCCGCCACCAAGGGCGGAATTGTGGCGCTGACACACAGTCTGGCCATCAGTCTTGGCCCCGACATCCGGGTCAACTGCATCAGCCCCGGGTGGATTGACACCCGTGCCTTTCAGGGCGGTTCCGAGCCTGTTGAGCCGCTGACCAAGCCTGATCATCAGCAGCATCCGGCGGGTCGTGTGGGGACGCCTTACGACGTCGCGGCACTGGTGAGCTTTCTGATTTCCCCGCAGGCAGGCTTTGTGACCGGCCAGAACTTTGTCATTGACGGCGGCATGGTTCGCAAAATGATTTACGAGGAGTGA
- the thpR gene encoding RNA 2',3'-cyclic phosphodiesterase, whose translation MPRLFFSIEIPVQIKQRLLQVRAPVAGARWQSAAQLHLTLLFLGPVSDDRVAEVCAEVRALAMPAFDLEVSGIGCFGQPASPRNLWAGVSPCDSLLALQAALKDVLGGLGFEFDQRAFRPHVTLARFKKQRGSVAALLDDHQSTNFGAFPVQEFVLYQSTQGGGGSVYTVLERFALEG comes from the coding sequence GTGCCGAGGCTGTTCTTCTCGATCGAAATACCTGTCCAGATCAAGCAGCGCCTGCTGCAAGTCAGGGCCCCCGTGGCTGGTGCCCGCTGGCAGAGCGCGGCGCAGTTGCATCTGACCCTGCTGTTCCTGGGGCCGGTTTCTGATGACAGGGTGGCTGAGGTCTGTGCCGAAGTCCGTGCCTTGGCGATGCCCGCATTTGATCTGGAGGTATCCGGGATAGGGTGTTTCGGACAACCGGCGTCACCCCGCAATCTGTGGGCGGGGGTGAGCCCGTGCGACTCACTGCTGGCACTACAGGCCGCGTTAAAAGATGTGCTTGGAGGGCTCGGGTTCGAGTTCGATCAACGTGCCTTTCGGCCCCACGTCACCCTGGCCCGATTCAAGAAACAGCGTGGTTCGGTGGCGGCGCTGCTGGATGATCACCAGAGCACCAATTTTGGTGCCTTTCCGGTGCAGGAGTTTGTGCTGTATCAGAGCACACAGGGCGGTGGCGGTTCCGTGTATACCGTTCTGGAGCGATTTGCGCTGGAAGGTTAG
- a CDS encoding ABC transporter ATP-binding protein — MSTLTLEQVSVGALRDVSLAVQGGEILCLSGPSGSGKSRLLRAIADLDPHQGQVRLDDMEQGTVPGHRWRQRVMMVPADSQWWFEQVGEHFQPTLPQVPDALGFPADVLAWPVVRLSSGERQRLALLRALARKPAVLLLDEPTANLDEEMVERVEAWLKAEIRRRNIIVFWVAHDSAQILRVADRHYRLVGHQLEVAHGSH; from the coding sequence TTGTCAACATTGACGCTGGAACAGGTTTCGGTTGGCGCCCTGCGGGACGTGAGTCTGGCGGTGCAGGGTGGCGAAATCCTATGCCTGTCCGGCCCGTCTGGAAGTGGCAAGAGCCGCCTGTTGCGGGCAATAGCCGATCTTGATCCTCACCAGGGGCAGGTTCGGCTGGACGATATGGAGCAGGGAACTGTGCCAGGGCATCGCTGGCGTCAGCGGGTCATGATGGTGCCGGCGGACAGCCAGTGGTGGTTCGAGCAGGTTGGCGAGCACTTTCAGCCGACGCTACCGCAAGTGCCCGATGCCCTTGGCTTTCCTGCGGATGTGCTGGCCTGGCCGGTCGTCCGGTTATCATCCGGTGAGCGACAGCGTCTGGCATTGCTGCGGGCGCTGGCCCGTAAACCCGCCGTTCTGCTGCTGGATGAGCCCACGGCCAATCTGGACGAAGAAATGGTCGAGCGGGTGGAGGCCTGGCTGAAGGCCGAGATCCGACGGCGCAATATCATCGTGTTCTGGGTCGCGCACGATTCGGCACAGATTCTTCGGGTGGCCGACCGCCACTACCGGCTGGTGGGTCACCAACTGGAGGTGGCGCATGGAAGTCATTGA
- a CDS encoding ABC transporter permease: MEVIDLAWWKLALVALLVLALAGVSLAARLGITRSLLIAASRTVIQLALIGLVLEALFASAEFYWIALLALIMLLVAGREVMARQQRRLRGIWSFGIGTGAMFVSSFTVTVLTLVVVIGPEPWYAPQYAIPLLGMMLGNTMTGVALSLDRLTESVWDQRAVIENRLMLGETWREALEDIRRHAMRSGMMPAINAMAAAGIVSLPGMMTGQILAGSPPAVAVKYQILVMLTITVGTGFGTLMAVSWGGRRLFDERERLRLDRLIRVGGR, from the coding sequence ATGGAAGTCATTGATCTGGCCTGGTGGAAACTCGCCCTTGTGGCGCTCCTTGTTCTGGCACTGGCCGGTGTCAGTCTTGCCGCCCGGCTCGGCATTACGCGCAGCCTGCTGATTGCCGCCAGCCGCACCGTGATCCAGCTGGCACTGATTGGCCTGGTGCTGGAAGCGCTATTTGCCTCGGCTGAATTTTACTGGATCGCTTTGCTTGCGCTGATCATGCTGCTGGTGGCTGGTCGGGAAGTCATGGCGCGGCAGCAGCGGCGCCTGAGGGGGATATGGTCTTTCGGTATCGGTACCGGGGCGATGTTTGTGTCCTCGTTTACCGTGACGGTTTTGACCCTGGTGGTGGTGATCGGCCCCGAGCCCTGGTATGCCCCTCAGTATGCGATACCGCTGCTGGGCATGATGCTCGGCAACACCATGACCGGCGTGGCGCTGAGCCTTGACCGGCTCACCGAGTCGGTCTGGGATCAGCGCGCGGTGATCGAAAACCGGTTGATGCTGGGCGAAACCTGGCGCGAAGCGCTTGAGGATATCCGTCGCCATGCCATGCGAAGCGGTATGATGCCCGCCATCAATGCCATGGCGGCAGCGGGTATTGTCAGTCTGCCCGGCATGATGACCGGCCAGATTCTGGCGGGCAGCCCGCCGGCGGTGGCGGTCAAGTACCAGATACTGGTGATGCTGACCATTACCGTTGGAACCGGATTCGGCACTTTGATGGCCGTCTCCTGGGGTGGCCGGCGACTCTTCGATGAACGCGAGCGGCTCAGGCTTGACCGCTTGATCCGCGTTGGCGGGCGCTAG
- a CDS encoding class I SAM-dependent methyltransferase produces the protein MAEHCRLTPDEERGIYDCHENDAADPGYRRFLAKLLDPLLARLEPGLSGLDFGCGPGPALADMLTEAGMSMSLYDPFFCPDTDALSRTYDFITCTEVVEHLHQPAEVFRRLDALLKPGGWLGVMTCFQTDDDRFANWHYRRDPTHVVFYREKTLGVVASQLGWQLDIPRKDVALMRKPPTQA, from the coding sequence ATGGCGGAACACTGCCGGCTCACGCCAGATGAGGAACGGGGTATTTACGACTGCCACGAAAACGACGCCGCAGACCCGGGATACCGGCGCTTCCTGGCCAAACTCCTTGACCCGCTGCTGGCCCGCCTGGAACCGGGCCTGTCGGGCCTTGATTTCGGCTGTGGCCCCGGGCCGGCGCTGGCGGACATGCTGACTGAAGCGGGTATGTCGATGTCGCTGTACGATCCGTTTTTCTGCCCGGACACCGATGCGCTGTCACGCACCTACGATTTCATCACCTGTACCGAAGTGGTGGAGCACCTGCATCAGCCAGCCGAGGTCTTTCGACGCCTGGACGCGCTGCTGAAACCCGGTGGCTGGCTTGGCGTGATGACCTGCTTTCAGACCGACGACGACCGCTTTGCCAACTGGCACTATCGCCGCGACCCCACCCACGTGGTGTTCTATCGGGAAAAAACGCTCGGCGTTGTTGCCAGCCAGCTCGGCTGGCAACTGGACATTCCCCGAAAAGACGTGGCGCTGATGCGCAAGCCGCCTACTCAGGCGTAA
- a CDS encoding PA2778 family cysteine peptidase encodes MLVLFPSKQLKNIAGVLLAMFLTGCASNNLWPEPGAGTSALPSRVLLDDVPFYPQERFQCGPASLAMTLNSQGLTTHPDILRELVYIPGREGTLQVELVAAGRAHNLLVYKLDGSLDSLLQELAAGHPVLVMQNLRFGWWPQWHFAVAVGFDADERTLILNTDTRQHYEAPIRAFANTWGRADNWAVVMLQPDQVPATAEPLRFLASANDLETTGQTRAAMTAYQTAEQQWPDQPAAIFGQGNLSYDLGNRKEAVRHFSRMVGRFPGIAEGWNNLGHTLSELGCGQQARNAQLCASRLAPLRFSAPADVEPPDEIAPGYCAIPACPPPPVTPE; translated from the coding sequence GTGCTCGTCCTGTTCCCCAGTAAACAGCTCAAGAACATCGCCGGCGTCCTGCTGGCGATGTTTTTAACCGGGTGTGCCTCAAACAACCTCTGGCCCGAACCGGGCGCCGGGACATCTGCCCTGCCCTCGCGAGTGTTGCTGGACGACGTCCCGTTTTACCCTCAGGAGCGTTTTCAGTGTGGCCCCGCGTCACTGGCCATGACATTGAACAGCCAGGGGCTGACGACGCACCCGGACATACTGCGCGAACTGGTTTACATCCCCGGCCGTGAAGGTACCTTGCAGGTAGAGCTGGTGGCCGCAGGCCGGGCTCACAACCTGCTGGTCTATAAGCTTGATGGCAGCCTCGACAGCCTGTTGCAGGAACTGGCAGCGGGCCACCCGGTTCTGGTGATGCAGAACCTGCGTTTCGGCTGGTGGCCGCAGTGGCACTTTGCGGTCGCGGTGGGCTTCGACGCCGACGAGCGCACCCTGATCCTCAACACCGATACCCGGCAACACTACGAGGCTCCCATTCGGGCGTTCGCCAACACCTGGGGCCGCGCCGATAACTGGGCGGTAGTCATGCTGCAACCGGATCAGGTGCCGGCCACCGCAGAGCCACTCAGGTTCCTGGCTTCCGCAAACGACCTGGAAACCACCGGGCAAACCCGTGCCGCCATGACGGCCTACCAGACTGCCGAGCAGCAGTGGCCGGATCAGCCGGCCGCCATTTTCGGACAAGGCAACCTGTCGTATGACCTGGGCAACCGGAAGGAAGCGGTACGCCATTTCAGCCGCATGGTCGGGCGCTTTCCCGGCATTGCCGAGGGTTGGAACAACCTCGGCCACACGTTGTCGGAACTGGGCTGCGGCCAACAGGCCAGGAACGCTCAGCTCTGCGCATCCCGCCTGGCACCGCTGCGGTTTTCGGCGCCTGCCGACGTGGAGCCACCCGATGAGATTGCCCCGGGTTACTGCGCCATCCCCGCTTGCCCGCCTCCCCCGGTTACGCCTGAGTAG